The proteins below are encoded in one region of Halorhodospira halochloris:
- the mauJ gene encoding methylamine utilization protein MauJ, producing MELAATMSVFDSNGTSFEVGGTVASRFLSRIAWSHNGGVVELFAVGSNFPGRPGRLGQGTYERSGWAQIEPWDFIYLPAADDQEADLALGLFREGMSVNSTPFAFLSYFKVLNIHHGGGAGQKTWINDNLHRIWYRPALNRLAEIQKNEADVGRYLYEEGRCAVAHAHGTPLVNPDSYADRRRMEGDLKLMKEIAALFIETEFGVLSDSSYWESLREGGSPKSELLRKAVQEDGRIVYVPEQLSA from the coding sequence GTGGAACTGGCCGCTACGATGTCAGTGTTTGATTCGAATGGTACATCCTTCGAAGTAGGGGGCACGGTTGCAAGTAGGTTCCTCAGCCGGATTGCATGGTCACATAACGGGGGGGTGGTTGAGCTATTTGCGGTCGGATCAAATTTCCCTGGAAGACCAGGACGACTTGGTCAAGGTACTTACGAGCGTTCAGGATGGGCTCAGATTGAGCCTTGGGATTTTATCTATCTTCCCGCTGCCGATGACCAAGAAGCAGATTTGGCACTGGGCTTGTTCCGGGAAGGTATGTCCGTCAACTCAACGCCGTTCGCCTTCCTCAGCTACTTCAAGGTTTTGAACATTCACCACGGCGGCGGGGCGGGTCAGAAGACTTGGATTAACGACAATCTTCACCGCATTTGGTATCGCCCGGCTCTCAATCGTTTGGCTGAGATTCAGAAGAACGAAGCGGATGTTGGAAGATACCTCTATGAAGAAGGGCGGTGCGCTGTTGCACATGCACACGGGACACCTTTGGTGAATCCAGACAGCTATGCTGATAGACGGCGGATGGAAGGTGATCTGAAGCTAATGAAAGAAATAGCAGCCTTGTTTATTGAGACGGAGTTCGGCGTATTGTCCGACAGCTCGTACTGGGAGAGCCTGCGCGAGGGTGGATCTCCGAAGTCTGAACTGTTACGGAAGGCGGTACAAGAGGATGGTCGTATCGTTTATGTGCCAGAACAACTATCCGCATAA
- a CDS encoding reverse transcriptase domain-containing protein, protein MKPRCRGQALLVRYADDYVCAFQFQEDAQRFYRAVPRRLGRFGLQVAPEKTRLMRFSRFHPGLRRRFGFLGFELNWSRDRRGELRVMKRTARKKLQAAKRRLKGWIRANRHLPGRVFIQELNRRLVGHYNYFGLRSNEQGLGSYHIFAIRCAFK, encoded by the coding sequence GTGAAGCCACGTTGTCGAGGACAGGCGCTGCTGGTTCGGTATGCCGATGACTATGTCTGCGCGTTTCAGTTTCAGGAGGATGCCCAGCGCTTCTATCGTGCAGTGCCGCGCCGGCTGGGTCGGTTTGGGCTGCAGGTGGCGCCGGAGAAGACACGGCTGATGCGATTCAGCCGGTTCCATCCGGGGTTGCGGCGACGATTTGGCTTTCTCGGCTTCGAGTTGAACTGGAGCCGGGATCGACGGGGCGAGCTGCGGGTGATGAAGCGCACGGCCCGCAAGAAACTGCAAGCAGCCAAGCGACGGTTGAAGGGCTGGATACGGGCCAACCGGCACCTGCCGGGGCGCGTGTTTATCCAGGAGCTGAATCGTAGACTGGTAGGTCATTACAACTACTTCGGGCTCCGCAGCAATGAGCAGGGTCTAGGGAGCTACCACATCTTCGCCATCCGGTGCGCCTTCAAGTAG
- a CDS encoding DUF2442 domain-containing protein, which yields MSLSTLRNSTSEVEVTNISSHGVWLLAHDKELFMPYEEFPWFKDQPVKSILHVEEPSPGHYYWPDIDVDLTDEIIEHPERFPNLAKSI from the coding sequence ATGAGCTTGTCGACGCTTAGAAACAGCACTTCGGAAGTTGAAGTAACCAACATTTCGAGTCACGGCGTGTGGCTCCTTGCTCACGATAAGGAGCTTTTTATGCCGTATGAGGAGTTCCCGTGGTTCAAGGATCAGCCGGTGAAGTCGATCCTCCATGTCGAGGAGCCTTCGCCAGGTCATTACTATTGGCCGGATATCGATGTCGATTTAACCGACGAGATTATTGAGCACCCGGAAAGGTTCCCGAATCTTGCAAAAAGTATATAA
- a CDS encoding DUF3800 domain-containing protein translates to MKFCYFDESGTGGQQVAVMAGVIVDANRMHLTKDAWSELLAELSRIVGVEVQEFHTHKFYSGQGIWKGIDGPDRASIISAIIQWMADRKHRVTYSAVDREKFESIQPKDGRLSDLSIWRTLGLHTALGLQRCHQKESKTKGHTVLVYDEQVIEKEKFTDLILNPPEWTESYYGRAKKDPPLQQLIDVPHFVDSRKVEMVQVADLYAFILRRFFELTEGHDSPKYADEIDRINEWEEAIFEQTISNGHIYPKKGAPEAAMVFKQVAPNSCA, encoded by the coding sequence ATGAAGTTTTGCTATTTCGATGAGAGCGGGACGGGCGGTCAGCAGGTGGCCGTCATGGCCGGAGTAATTGTAGATGCAAACAGGATGCATCTTACAAAAGACGCATGGAGCGAGCTTCTCGCTGAACTCTCGCGAATTGTCGGCGTGGAAGTTCAGGAATTTCATACGCACAAATTCTACTCCGGACAAGGAATCTGGAAAGGAATTGACGGGCCAGACCGCGCCAGTATCATTTCAGCAATAATCCAGTGGATGGCGGATAGGAAACACCGGGTGACCTATTCAGCTGTCGACCGCGAAAAATTTGAATCAATTCAGCCGAAGGACGGTCGGTTGAGCGACCTCAGCATATGGCGAACACTCGGCCTGCATACGGCTCTTGGCCTGCAACGCTGCCACCAGAAAGAAAGCAAGACAAAAGGGCATACGGTTCTTGTTTATGATGAGCAGGTGATCGAGAAAGAGAAATTCACGGACCTGATCCTTAACCCGCCAGAGTGGACTGAATCCTACTACGGTCGTGCAAAGAAAGATCCGCCTCTGCAGCAGCTTATAGATGTTCCCCATTTTGTAGATTCAAGGAAGGTAGAAATGGTACAGGTGGCAGACCTATATGCCTTTATTTTGCGCCGATTTTTTGAACTGACCGAGGGGCATGACTCGCCGAAGTACGCCGACGAAATCGACCGGATCAACGAATGGGAGGAGGCGATATTCGAACAGACCATCTCGAACGGACACATTTATCCCAAGAAGGGCGCACCCGAGGCGGCAATGGTTTTCAAACAAGTGGCGCCGAACTCTTGCGCGTAA
- a CDS encoding DUF3800 domain-containing protein → MECFRIDESGYTGFDLMNSDQPFQGAAAIAISNEHAEYLIKKHFPTLQADELKYRSLARRPKNHPRLLGLLGDILANYKSVTYVCDKRFLLLLMFLDYAVEPFYYERGLNFYEYGQNYSLASLLYFVGPTVLGKDAFYELEAAFQVAMKEKTPKALNELVRSAQKTKWHELPEALGPLAGYRAPECLSAIATPGVSTDAAFIVLQALISRMEVMTEGPYRVEHDQSKNLRTYHTLLERYINHDDEIEFRQSEIASIRFPLKLVSVSQVDSKTSPAVQLADVMIGAAVEMARSLSGRRTGPLDPEAVLALYADNQLIHMLPSLDFEEQRRFRQGTQAAEVIDYFSQFHD, encoded by the coding sequence ATGGAGTGTTTCCGGATCGACGAGAGTGGCTACACGGGGTTCGATTTAATGAACTCTGACCAACCCTTTCAGGGGGCAGCCGCGATCGCGATCAGCAACGAGCACGCTGAGTATCTTATCAAGAAGCACTTCCCGACGCTCCAGGCCGATGAGCTCAAATACCGATCGCTCGCCCGTCGGCCCAAGAACCATCCCCGACTGCTAGGTTTACTAGGTGACATACTGGCTAACTACAAGTCCGTGACCTACGTCTGTGACAAGCGTTTTCTGCTGTTGCTGATGTTCTTGGACTACGCCGTTGAGCCCTTTTACTACGAACGGGGGCTGAACTTTTACGAGTACGGCCAGAACTATTCGCTCGCGTCGCTTCTTTATTTCGTTGGGCCAACGGTATTGGGCAAAGATGCATTTTACGAACTGGAGGCGGCTTTTCAGGTCGCAATGAAGGAGAAGACACCAAAAGCGTTGAACGAACTCGTGCGTTCGGCCCAAAAGACAAAGTGGCATGAGCTACCCGAGGCTCTCGGGCCTCTAGCGGGCTATCGGGCCCCGGAGTGCCTATCGGCTATTGCGACGCCCGGTGTGAGCACGGACGCTGCCTTCATCGTTCTACAAGCGCTGATCAGTCGAATGGAAGTGATGACAGAAGGGCCGTATCGGGTTGAGCACGATCAGTCGAAGAACCTGCGCACTTACCACACTCTACTGGAGCGCTACATTAACCACGACGATGAGATTGAGTTCCGCCAATCGGAAATCGCGAGCATTAGGTTTCCGCTTAAGCTTGTGTCAGTGAGTCAGGTAGATTCAAAGACGAGCCCGGCGGTACAGCTTGCGGACGTGATGATAGGCGCAGCCGTTGAAATGGCGAGAAGCTTAAGTGGGCGGCGGACAGGACCATTGGATCCCGAGGCGGTGTTAGCGCTATATGCGGACAATCAACTAATACATATGCTTCCGTCGTTAGACTTCGAGGAGCAGCGGCGGTTTCGGCAAGGAACACAAGCGGCAGAGGTAATTGACTACTTTTCGCAGTTTCATGATTAG
- a CDS encoding BrnT family toxin — translation MIGFDWDPQKARANLEKHGISFEEAKSVFFDEYARQFFDEEHSSSEERFIMLGLSNALRILVVCHCERSGGDVIRIISARKATTNERKYYEGPPL, via the coding sequence ATGATAGGTTTTGATTGGGATCCGCAAAAGGCGCGTGCAAATCTCGAGAAGCACGGCATTTCTTTTGAAGAAGCGAAATCCGTATTCTTTGATGAATATGCGCGGCAGTTCTTCGATGAAGAACATTCGTCTAGCGAAGAGCGGTTCATTATGCTTGGTTTGAGCAATGCACTACGGATTCTGGTCGTATGCCACTGCGAGCGTTCCGGCGGAGATGTCATCAGAATCATTTCCGCGCGGAAAGCGACTACCAATGAGCGTAAGTATTACGAAGGTCCGCCGCTATGA
- the ltrA gene encoding group II intron reverse transcriptase/maturase codes for MTEVRSPKRKLMPDTVGPGDHERTSLWGIAKRARVCKDHRFQDLYRLLDAELLHASWRDLNKKAAAGVDGVAMAVYEEDLDANIGALVERLKTKRYRTRRVRRCYIPKEDGGERPLGIPAVEDRLVQAACARILTVIYEADFLDVSYGYRPGRSAKDAVADLGFNLQYGKFGHVVEADIKGYFDAIDHDWLLEMLSLRIDDGAFLGLIRQWLQAGILDMDGEVLHPVTGSPQGGVVSPVLANVYLHYALDLWFERVVKPRCRGQALLVRYADDYVCAFQFQEDAARFYRVVPRRLMRFGLQVAPEKTRLMRFSRFHPGLRRRFAFLGFELYWNRDRRGELRVMKRTARKKLQAAKRRLKGWIRANRHLPGRVFIQELNRRLVGHYNYFELRSNEQGLGSYYIFAIRCAFKWLNRRGGKRSSFNWAQYIAALRKLGAAQPRIAERQRAHAVFA; via the coding sequence TTGACGGAAGTACGCAGCCCAAAAAGGAAACTCATGCCGGACACGGTCGGGCCGGGAGACCATGAGCGAACCTCACTGTGGGGGATAGCCAAGCGGGCGAGGGTCTGCAAGGACCATCGTTTCCAGGACCTTTACCGGCTGCTGGATGCGGAGCTATTGCACGCGAGTTGGCGCGATCTGAACAAGAAGGCGGCGGCTGGCGTGGATGGCGTGGCGATGGCGGTGTACGAGGAGGATCTGGACGCCAACATCGGCGCACTGGTGGAGCGACTGAAGACGAAGCGCTACCGGACCCGGCGGGTCCGGCGTTGCTACATCCCCAAGGAGGATGGCGGCGAGCGTCCATTGGGGATACCGGCGGTGGAGGACAGGCTGGTGCAAGCGGCCTGTGCTCGGATACTGACCGTCATCTACGAGGCGGACTTTCTGGACGTGAGCTACGGCTACCGGCCAGGGAGGAGCGCTAAGGACGCGGTGGCCGATCTGGGTTTCAACCTCCAGTACGGCAAGTTTGGTCACGTGGTCGAAGCGGACATCAAGGGCTACTTCGACGCAATTGACCATGACTGGCTGCTGGAGATGTTGTCGCTGCGGATCGACGACGGTGCGTTCCTGGGGCTGATCCGCCAGTGGTTGCAGGCGGGGATACTGGACATGGACGGGGAGGTCCTGCACCCGGTGACGGGCAGCCCCCAAGGTGGGGTCGTCTCGCCGGTGTTGGCGAACGTGTATCTGCACTATGCGTTGGACCTTTGGTTCGAGCGGGTGGTGAAGCCACGTTGCCGAGGTCAGGCGCTTCTGGTTCGGTACGCCGATGACTATGTTTGCGCGTTTCAGTTTCAGGAGGACGCCGCGCGCTTCTATCGCGTGGTGCCGCGCCGACTGATGCGGTTTGGGCTACAGGTGGCGCCGGAGAAGACGCGATTGATGCGTTTCAGCCGGTTCCACCCGGGCTTGCGGCGACGTTTCGCCTTTCTCGGCTTTGAGTTGTACTGGAATCGGGATAGACGGGGCGAGTTGCGGGTGATGAAGCGCACGGCCCGCAAGAAACTGCAAGCAGCCAAGCGACGGTTGAAGGGCTGGATACGGGCCAACCGGCATCTGCCGGGGCGCGTGTTTATCCAGGAGCTGAATCGTAGACTGGTAGGTCATTACAACTACTTCGAGCTCCGCAGCAATGAGCAGGGTCTAGGGAGCTACTACATCTTCGCCATACGGTGTGCCTTCAAGTGGCTGAACCGGCGAGGTGGCAAGCGCAGTAGTTTCAACTGGGCGCAATACATTGCGGCGTTGAGGAAGCTGGGAGCGGCGCAGCCGCGGATCGCGGAGAGGCAACGAGCGCATGCGGTCTTTGCATAA
- a CDS encoding reverse transcriptase domain-containing protein yields MQGEIRRRTREAPKGSCGGEGRQGPTAIETRRGNLETKRYRTRRVRRCYIPKEDGGERPLGIPAVEDRLLQAACARILTAIYEADFLDGSYGYRPGKSAKDAVADLGSTSALCAGPLVRAGGEATLSRTGAAGSVCR; encoded by the coding sequence ATGCAGGGAGAGATACGTCGGAGAACTCGGGAAGCCCCGAAGGGCTCCTGTGGTGGTGAAGGCCGGCAAGGGCCTACGGCTATTGAGACACGAAGGGGAAACCTGGAGACGAAGCGCTACCGGACCCGTCGGGTCCGGCGTTGCTACATCCCCAAGGAGGATGGCGGCGAGCGTCCATTGGGGATACCGGCGGTGGAGGACAGGCTGTTGCAAGCGGCCTGTGCTCGGATACTGACCGCCATCTACGAGGCGGACTTTCTGGACGGGAGCTACGGCTACCGGCCAGGGAAGAGCGCTAAGGACGCGGTGGCTGATCTGGGTTCAACCTCTGCACTATGCGCTGGACCTCTGGTTCGAGCAGGTGGTGAAGCCACGTTGTCGAGGACAGGCGCTGCTGGTTCGGTATGCCGATGA
- a CDS encoding DUF1643 domain-containing protein, with amino-acid sequence MQKSAIISECGNYRYELKRIWDDSKPWVLFVCLNPSTADHEEEDNTSRVCINYAKRWGYGGLVIANLFAYRSTYKSVLYQAPDPVGPENDQHLHRLSKEAVETVCAWTDDGAFMERDLAVLPILKSPKCLTKLKSGRPGHPLYKSKELKPTPLL; translated from the coding sequence ATGCAGAAGTCAGCAATAATTTCCGAATGCGGAAACTACAGGTATGAACTAAAACGGATTTGGGATGATTCCAAGCCTTGGGTTCTATTTGTTTGTCTCAATCCGTCAACGGCAGACCATGAAGAAGAGGACAATACTTCTCGGGTATGTATAAACTACGCTAAACGTTGGGGCTATGGTGGGCTAGTTATAGCAAATCTATTTGCATACAGATCTACTTATAAGTCAGTGCTCTATCAAGCTCCAGACCCAGTGGGCCCAGAAAATGACCAGCACTTGCACCGGCTCAGCAAAGAGGCAGTCGAAACGGTATGCGCATGGACAGATGATGGCGCATTCATGGAGCGTGACTTGGCTGTATTGCCAATCTTAAAATCACCAAAGTGCTTAACCAAGCTAAAAAGCGGCAGGCCGGGCCATCCGCTGTATAAAAGCAAAGAACTAAAGCCTACTCCTTTGCTATAA
- a CDS encoding type II toxin-antitoxin system RelE/ParE family toxin, which translates to MIISFKCRDTEKLARGQRVKRFVNFERVALRKLRQLQVANQLEDLKVPPGNRLEALSGDRRGQYSIRINQQFRLCFRWTKAGAEDVEIVDYH; encoded by the coding sequence ATGATCATCTCGTTCAAGTGTAGGGATACAGAGAAGCTGGCCAGGGGGCAGCGCGTCAAACGCTTTGTGAATTTTGAGCGGGTTGCGCTGAGGAAGCTCCGCCAGCTTCAAGTCGCAAACCAGCTGGAGGACCTTAAGGTGCCGCCCGGCAATAGGCTGGAAGCGTTGAGTGGTGATCGCCGAGGCCAGTACAGCATCCGGATCAATCAGCAGTTTCGATTGTGCTTCCGGTGGACGAAAGCTGGCGCGGAAGATGTCGAAATCGTTGATTACCATTAG
- the tnpA gene encoding IS66 family insertion sequence element accessory protein TnpA, which produces MTTTRQTTVLLSESEWLALLEKQEASDLTIKDFCAQHGVSRSAFFSWRRRV; this is translated from the coding sequence ATGACGACCACAAGACAAACAACTGTTTTACTCTCAGAGAGCGAGTGGCTAGCACTCCTCGAAAAGCAAGAAGCAAGTGATCTAACCATAAAGGACTTTTGTGCTCAACATGGCGTGTCACGCTCAGCCTTTTTTAGTTGGCGGAGAAGAGTCTAG
- a CDS encoding phospholipase D family protein, which translates to MQLISSNKKLARTLSRLIESHAEAKFAVAWASSGNSVFDLIQEHTSRITRAIIGTHFYQTHPDVIDAFQGKENARFVLQPSGVFHPKLYLFTSEDRWEALIGSANLTSGALSTNSEAMLLIGGAGDDSTSVRNEVVSLIDRY; encoded by the coding sequence TTGCAGCTGATATCAAGCAACAAGAAACTTGCTCGAACACTATCGCGCCTTATTGAAAGCCATGCCGAGGCCAAGTTTGCGGTTGCATGGGCTTCCTCGGGAAACTCCGTTTTTGACCTCATTCAAGAACATACATCGCGGATTACGCGGGCCATAATTGGAACCCACTTCTACCAAACACACCCTGATGTAATTGATGCATTTCAGGGGAAGGAAAACGCCCGGTTTGTGCTTCAGCCGAGTGGTGTATTTCACCCAAAGCTATACCTTTTTACCAGTGAGGATCGATGGGAGGCGCTGATTGGAAGTGCCAATCTCACATCTGGAGCCCTCAGTACAAACTCAGAAGCCATGTTGCTGATTGGAGGCGCCGGTGACGACTCAACTTCAGTGCGGAACGAAGTCGTCAGTCTCATTGACCGCTACTAG
- a CDS encoding HigA family addiction module antitoxin, whose amino-acid sequence MRDIDPVTPGELLKEEFLEPMGISQYRLAKEIGVPAQRIGQIIAGKRSITADTDLRLCRFFGLSNGYWLRAQAAYDTEVTEDALAEQLSNIRPWNSGSPADRRA is encoded by the coding sequence ATGCGCGATATTGATCCTGTAACGCCTGGCGAGTTGCTGAAAGAAGAGTTTCTTGAGCCTATGGGGATCTCTCAGTATCGACTTGCCAAAGAAATTGGAGTACCGGCTCAGCGTATTGGACAAATAATTGCTGGGAAGCGCTCTATAACCGCCGATACGGATCTACGACTCTGTCGTTTCTTTGGGCTATCCAATGGCTATTGGCTTCGGGCGCAAGCTGCTTACGATACTGAGGTGACTGAAGATGCTTTGGCCGAGCAGCTGAGTAATATTAGACCTTGGAATTCGGGCTCACCCGCAGATCGCAGGGCATAA
- a CDS encoding AAA family ATPase, with the protein MMSNKPQSILFHIIGPRASVPLAAKRWSAYLSRDQWDDWGKYCTQFYLTVVGQDGEQHDIGQVKIGQRGLKPHGGSAELPPGHRKPNVPSAFEQLEDDFFSVGQDDEYYANLGSLGDTVRERILTCLRDVAWDKERWEWAQKEYVMEESLLRSVTRSIVEGQFRRMAHGDARVTRYDFAYTPPKRLGDGAPPFTLDFSVEPKSPIPTNVHVLIGRNGVGKTRLLSLMTKALVARDAAARQSGKFEFTEFREQDGTFANVVAVSFSAFDEADLLPDRNPEPDSLGFSYIGLRGWSSKLQSSSTKPKSPNILASEFVDSLKECRVGARRRRWINVITTLQTDPVFKAAQLASMIDVNLSDKEEREVVLKTFKALSSGHKIVLLTLTRLVEKVEERTLVLIDEPEAHLHPPLLSAMTRAISEFMVKRNGVAIVATHSPVILQEVPKSCVWILDRMLTVSKAERPSIETFAESVGILSREVFQLELSKSGYHQLLGGLCQKSASYEDALDQLEGQLGAEGKAVLRGMYLNDEE; encoded by the coding sequence ATGATGTCAAATAAGCCTCAATCAATCCTATTTCACATCATTGGCCCGCGCGCCAGCGTTCCGCTTGCCGCCAAAAGATGGTCGGCATACCTGAGTCGCGATCAGTGGGATGACTGGGGGAAGTATTGTACTCAATTTTACTTGACCGTTGTTGGCCAAGACGGAGAGCAACACGACATCGGTCAGGTAAAGATAGGGCAGCGCGGATTAAAGCCTCACGGAGGGTCTGCGGAGCTTCCACCAGGACATCGTAAGCCGAATGTTCCATCTGCCTTCGAACAATTGGAAGATGACTTCTTTTCCGTCGGGCAAGATGACGAGTATTACGCGAATCTTGGGTCCCTTGGCGACACAGTCCGAGAGAGAATTCTCACTTGCCTGCGTGATGTGGCCTGGGATAAGGAGCGTTGGGAATGGGCACAGAAAGAATATGTCATGGAGGAGTCGCTGCTTCGCTCTGTAACCCGTAGCATAGTTGAAGGACAATTTCGCCGTATGGCGCATGGTGATGCACGCGTGACACGTTATGATTTCGCGTACACTCCTCCCAAAAGGTTGGGTGATGGTGCACCACCCTTCACGCTAGATTTCAGCGTCGAACCTAAGTCACCGATTCCTACGAATGTCCATGTTCTCATTGGTCGGAATGGGGTTGGAAAAACCCGGTTACTTTCGCTGATGACAAAGGCGCTCGTCGCGAGGGACGCCGCAGCGAGACAATCAGGAAAGTTCGAGTTTACTGAGTTTAGGGAGCAAGATGGAACTTTTGCCAACGTGGTGGCGGTTTCGTTTAGCGCATTTGATGAAGCGGACCTATTGCCAGATCGAAATCCGGAGCCTGATTCCTTAGGTTTTTCTTACATCGGGCTGCGTGGTTGGTCTAGTAAATTACAATCGTCGTCAACCAAGCCTAAATCTCCTAACATACTTGCGAGTGAGTTCGTGGACAGTTTGAAAGAGTGTCGCGTTGGAGCACGACGAAGGAGGTGGATTAATGTGATAACCACCCTCCAGACGGATCCGGTTTTTAAGGCGGCCCAACTGGCCTCGATGATTGACGTGAACCTTTCCGACAAGGAAGAGCGAGAAGTGGTCTTGAAAACCTTCAAGGCCCTAAGCTCGGGACATAAAATCGTTCTCCTCACGCTAACACGTCTCGTTGAAAAGGTTGAGGAAAGAACGCTTGTTCTGATTGATGAACCAGAGGCTCACCTGCATCCCCCACTGTTGTCAGCAATGACACGCGCAATATCCGAATTTATGGTGAAACGAAATGGAGTGGCGATTGTAGCAACTCATTCTCCCGTGATTCTTCAAGAGGTTCCGAAGTCCTGCGTTTGGATACTCGATCGCATGTTAACAGTTTCGAAGGCGGAGCGGCCCTCAATTGAAACATTTGCCGAGAGCGTAGGCATCCTGAGCCGGGAAGTGTTCCAGTTAGAACTCTCAAAATCGGGCTATCACCAGCTTTTAGGCGGATTATGTCAAAAATCAGCCAGCTATGAAGACGCGCTCGACCAGCTGGAAGGTCAACTCGGTGCAGAAGGCAAGGCTGTACTGAGGGGTATGTATCTGAACGATGAGGAATAA
- a CDS encoding BrnA antitoxin family protein, with protein sequence MKDEYDFSKMKSRRNPYASKLKRQVTIRMGDDVVEYFKQLSEETGIPYQSLINLYLRDCMAHGRRPDLSWR encoded by the coding sequence ATGAAAGATGAGTATGATTTTTCGAAGATGAAGTCGCGTCGCAACCCGTACGCTTCGAAGTTAAAGCGACAGGTGACGATTCGCATGGGCGACGACGTCGTGGAGTATTTCAAGCAGCTTTCGGAAGAAACGGGGATTCCGTATCAGAGTTTGATCAATCTCTATTTGCGCGATTGCATGGCCCACGGAAGGAGGCCTGACTTGTCATGGCGTTAA
- a CDS encoding DUF4160 domain-containing protein → MYVHVISTDGEAKFWLEPDLQLARNYRYGRPQLREIEALIGVHYDELVDA, encoded by the coding sequence ATGTATGTTCATGTGATATCGACAGATGGAGAAGCCAAGTTTTGGCTGGAGCCTGACCTTCAACTGGCCCGCAACTATCGGTATGGTCGGCCACAGCTGAGAGAAATCGAAGCCCTAATAGGGGTGCATTACGATGAGCTTGTCGACGCTTAG
- a CDS encoding restriction endonuclease yields the protein MAVPDFQSLMLPLLKFSADGEEHTMQEAREGLAKIMELSQEDLEERLPSGRQSTFANRVAWAKVYLTQAGVLESPKRGKFHISDRGRKILSENPDRIDIKFLQRFEEFQAFRQASSKNRTEKVTHTGEDETATTTPEETLEQAYQQLRDETANELLHLVKDNTPEFFEKLVVHLIVSMGYGGSVNEAGRATRKTADEGIDGVIKEDRLGLETIYLQAKRWEAAVGRPEIQKFVGALHGQRAKKGVFITTSRFSKEALDYVGQIDPKVVLIDGADLVQLMIDHGVGVSTATIYEVRKVDTDFFIED from the coding sequence TTGGCTGTACCTGATTTTCAATCATTGATGTTGCCGTTGCTCAAATTTTCCGCTGATGGCGAAGAGCATACGATGCAGGAAGCCCGTGAGGGTTTGGCTAAAATAATGGAGCTTTCCCAAGAAGATCTCGAGGAAAGACTGCCAAGCGGTCGGCAATCTACATTTGCAAACCGCGTAGCCTGGGCCAAGGTCTATTTGACCCAAGCTGGAGTCCTGGAGTCGCCCAAGCGGGGCAAATTTCATATTTCTGATCGCGGTCGAAAAATTCTTTCAGAAAACCCAGATCGGATAGACATAAAATTTTTGCAGCGGTTTGAGGAGTTTCAGGCATTCCGGCAGGCAAGCAGCAAAAACCGAACCGAGAAAGTAACCCACACGGGCGAAGATGAGACAGCGACTACGACTCCGGAAGAGACATTAGAGCAAGCCTACCAGCAATTACGGGATGAAACGGCAAACGAGCTGCTTCATCTGGTAAAGGACAATACGCCGGAATTTTTCGAAAAGCTGGTTGTTCACCTTATCGTTTCAATGGGCTATGGGGGCTCTGTAAATGAAGCGGGAAGGGCTACCCGGAAAACAGCGGATGAAGGTATTGATGGCGTCATCAAAGAAGATCGTCTCGGTCTGGAAACCATATACCTTCAGGCAAAGCGCTGGGAAGCAGCGGTTGGTCGACCAGAGATTCAGAAATTTGTTGGAGCACTTCATGGCCAACGGGCCAAGAAGGGGGTCTTCATCACAACCAGCCGATTCTCGAAAGAGGCTCTGGATTACGTCGGTCAAATTGATCCGAAGGTTGTTCTGATAGATGGCGCAGATCTCGTGCAACTGATGATTGATCACGGTGTTGGAGTCAGTACGGCAACGATATATGAAGTCAGAAAAGTGGATACGGACTTCTTCATTGAAGATTGA